One window of Chionomys nivalis chromosome 10, mChiNiv1.1, whole genome shotgun sequence genomic DNA carries:
- the Vti1b gene encoding vesicle transport through interaction with t-SNAREs homolog 1B isoform X1, with translation MATSAASSEHFEKLHEIFRGLLEDLRGVPERLLGTAGTEEKKKLVRDFDEKQQEANETLAEMEEELRYAPLTFRNPMMSKLRNYRKDIAKLHREVRSTPLTATPGGRGDVKYGAYALENEHLNRLQSQRALLLQGTESLNRATQSIERSHRIATETDQIGTEIIEELGEQREQLERTKNRLVNTNENLSKSRKILRSMSRKVTTNKLLLSIIILLELAILVGLVYYKFFRHH, from the exons ATGGCCACCTCCGCCGCCTCCTCCGAGCATTTCGAGAAGCTGCACGAGATCTTCCGCGGCCTCCTGGAAGACCTACGAGGGGTGCCCGAGCGACTGCTGGGGACCGCGGGGACCG aagagaagaagaagctgGTCAGAGATTTTGATGaaaagcaacaggaagcaaaTGAAACG ttggcagaaatggaggaagaacTACGGTATGCACCCCTGACTTTCCGTAATCCCATGATGTCTAAACTTCGAAACTACCGGAAGGACATTGCTAAACTCCATCGCGAGGTGAGAAGCACACCTTTGACAGCCACACCTGGAGGCCGAGGAGATGTGAAGTATGGTGCATATGCCTTAGAGAATGAGCATTTG AATCGGCTACAATCTCAAAGAGCATTGCTTCTACAAGGCACAGAAAGCCTGAACCGGGCCACCCAAAGCATTGAGCGTTCTCATCGGATTGCCACAGAAACTGACCAGATTGGTACAGAAATCATAGAAGAGCTGGGGGAACAACGGGAACAGTTGGAACGTACCAAGAATAGA ctggtaaacacaaatgaaaacttgAGCAAAAGCCGAAAGATTCTCCGCTCAATGTCCAGAAA AGTGACAACCAACAAGCTGCTGCTGTCCATCATCATCTTACTGGAGCTAGCCATCCTGGTCGGTCTGGTGTACTACAAATTCTTTCGACACCATTGA
- the Vti1b gene encoding vesicle transport through interaction with t-SNAREs homolog 1B isoform X2 — MEEELRYAPLTFRNPMMSKLRNYRKDIAKLHREVRSTPLTATPGGRGDVKYGAYALENEHLNRLQSQRALLLQGTESLNRATQSIERSHRIATETDQIGTEIIEELGEQREQLERTKNRLVNTNENLSKSRKILRSMSRKVTTNKLLLSIIILLELAILVGLVYYKFFRHH; from the exons atggaggaagaacTACGGTATGCACCCCTGACTTTCCGTAATCCCATGATGTCTAAACTTCGAAACTACCGGAAGGACATTGCTAAACTCCATCGCGAGGTGAGAAGCACACCTTTGACAGCCACACCTGGAGGCCGAGGAGATGTGAAGTATGGTGCATATGCCTTAGAGAATGAGCATTTG AATCGGCTACAATCTCAAAGAGCATTGCTTCTACAAGGCACAGAAAGCCTGAACCGGGCCACCCAAAGCATTGAGCGTTCTCATCGGATTGCCACAGAAACTGACCAGATTGGTACAGAAATCATAGAAGAGCTGGGGGAACAACGGGAACAGTTGGAACGTACCAAGAATAGA ctggtaaacacaaatgaaaacttgAGCAAAAGCCGAAAGATTCTCCGCTCAATGTCCAGAAA AGTGACAACCAACAAGCTGCTGCTGTCCATCATCATCTTACTGGAGCTAGCCATCCTGGTCGGTCTGGTGTACTACAAATTCTTTCGACACCATTGA